In Natronomonas halophila, one DNA window encodes the following:
- a CDS encoding AAA family ATPase has protein sequence MSPDPAPHDVCREVVDAIGETVIGDEAFFEDLLVAVLARGHALVEDVPGTGKTLTARTLATALGLEFSRIQFTPDLLPSDVTGTNVFDEKDREFEFSPGPIFANVVLADEINRAPPKTQAALLEAMEEGQVTVGGETHPLPSPFFVIATQNPVEQEGTFPLPEAQLDRFIVKTSMGYPDLDGEVELLRRRAGRLERSPSIDSVIDADAVEDLREAPENVRVDDDLLTYMAELGRATREDGRVDVGVSPRGVQRLFEAARARAVIDGREFVTPDHIAESIQPVFAHRIVLTADATVSGVSKADVIADTLDSVPVPTVE, from the coding sequence GTGAGCCCTGACCCCGCCCCCCACGACGTCTGCCGCGAAGTCGTCGACGCCATCGGCGAGACGGTCATCGGCGATGAGGCGTTCTTCGAGGACCTGCTCGTCGCCGTGCTGGCCCGCGGGCACGCGCTGGTCGAGGACGTGCCAGGCACCGGCAAGACGCTGACCGCCCGGACGCTCGCGACGGCGCTCGGCCTCGAATTCTCCCGCATCCAGTTCACGCCCGACCTGCTTCCGAGCGACGTGACCGGGACCAACGTCTTCGACGAGAAGGACCGCGAGTTCGAGTTCTCCCCCGGCCCGATTTTCGCCAACGTCGTGCTGGCCGACGAGATCAACCGTGCGCCGCCGAAGACCCAGGCCGCCCTGCTGGAAGCCATGGAAGAGGGACAGGTCACCGTCGGCGGCGAGACCCACCCACTACCCTCCCCGTTCTTCGTCATCGCCACGCAGAACCCCGTCGAACAGGAGGGGACGTTCCCGCTTCCCGAGGCGCAACTGGACCGATTCATCGTCAAGACGTCGATGGGCTATCCGGACCTCGACGGCGAGGTGGAACTCCTCCGACGGCGGGCCGGCCGCCTCGAACGCAGTCCGAGCATCGATTCGGTCATCGACGCCGACGCGGTCGAGGACCTCCGGGAGGCACCCGAAAACGTCCGCGTCGACGACGACCTGCTGACCTATATGGCCGAACTCGGGCGTGCGACCCGCGAGGACGGCCGCGTCGACGTGGGCGTCTCCCCGCGCGGCGTCCAGCGACTCTTCGAGGCCGCCCGTGCCCGCGCAGTCATCGACGGTCGGGAGTTCGTCACCCCCGACCACATCGCCGAAAGCATCCAGCCCGTCTTCGCCCACCGTATCGTGCTGACCGCCGACGCCACCGTTTCCGGCGTCAGCAAGGCCGACGTCATCGCCGATACGCTCGATTCCGTGCCCGTGCCGACAGTCGAGTAG
- a CDS encoding S1C family serine protease: MDQQTRRGFLAGAAGIAAGLAGCSTGRRQSPDPVEVPQQESPSDSRYAAVYDAIIDSVAFVGDSTGGGSGFVYDGYVITNQHVARDAETMDVRFEGGDWREAGVTATDAYADLAVLSTDVPDYARPLSFVDSVPPVGSEVVALGSPFGLESSISAGIISGKNRALRNPVTNFSIPNTVQTDAGLDPGNSGGPLVTMDGEVTGINVAGAGTSVGFAISPLLAARILPELIETGTYDHPFLGITLLSVTPTIAEANDLDTPRGVLVVDILDSGPSNQTLQGSDGEEIVDGRRVPTGGDVLVELAGNEIRSDADLGTTIALELSPGDRVPATVIRDGEEREIQVPIGTRPEPNR; encoded by the coding sequence ATGGACCAGCAAACACGCCGGGGCTTTCTCGCGGGGGCCGCGGGCATCGCCGCCGGCCTCGCGGGGTGTTCGACCGGCCGCCGGCAGTCGCCGGACCCGGTCGAGGTGCCACAGCAGGAGTCCCCAAGTGATTCGCGGTACGCCGCCGTCTACGACGCGATTATCGATTCGGTCGCCTTCGTCGGCGACTCGACGGGCGGTGGTTCCGGCTTCGTCTACGACGGCTACGTCATCACCAACCAGCACGTCGCTCGGGACGCCGAGACGATGGACGTCCGTTTCGAGGGCGGCGACTGGCGCGAGGCGGGCGTCACCGCGACCGACGCCTACGCCGACCTCGCGGTGCTATCGACGGACGTTCCCGACTACGCCCGGCCGCTGTCGTTCGTCGATAGCGTGCCGCCGGTCGGCAGCGAGGTCGTCGCCCTCGGGAGTCCCTTCGGCCTCGAATCGTCGATTTCAGCGGGTATCATCAGTGGGAAGAACCGCGCGCTCCGGAACCCGGTGACGAACTTCTCGATTCCCAACACCGTCCAGACCGACGCGGGACTTGACCCCGGCAACAGCGGCGGCCCACTGGTGACGATGGACGGCGAGGTGACCGGCATCAACGTCGCGGGCGCCGGCACGAGCGTCGGCTTTGCCATCTCGCCGCTTTTAGCGGCGCGCATCCTCCCGGAACTCATCGAGACGGGCACCTACGACCACCCGTTCCTCGGGATTACGCTGCTGTCGGTGACGCCGACCATCGCCGAGGCCAACGACCTCGACACCCCACGCGGCGTCCTCGTGGTCGATATCCTCGATTCGGGGCCGTCGAACCAGACCCTGCAGGGGTCGGACGGCGAGGAAATCGTCGACGGCCGACGCGTCCCGACCGGCGGCGACGTCCTCGTCGAACTGGCGGGCAACGAAATCCGGTCCGACGCCGACCTCGGGACGACCATCGCCCTGGAACTGTCGCCCGGTGACCGCGTGCCCGCGACGGTCATCCGCGACGGCGAAGAGCGCGAGATTCAGGTGCCTATCGGCACTCGGCCGGAACCGAACCGGTAA
- a CDS encoding DUF7519 family protein, whose translation MSDARAAASGGTTPDADAAGDSEDGRDSGSESPADAETTVDAAEPTEAPPRLSTGLAVGLGTVAAAFLAAGSPLSGAVALLGVAVLLASLARASTRLCGLAGGCFALALVAGGATGAPVAPLVGGAVLATSAWDVADHGIGLGRHVGREARTSRNELVHAAGSLAVTGTAGALAFGGYLVATGGQPTTALVFLLLGGVLLLTALRG comes from the coding sequence ATGAGCGACGCTCGGGCCGCAGCCAGCGGCGGAACGACGCCGGATGCCGACGCGGCGGGCGACTCCGAGGACGGGCGTGATTCGGGGTCCGAATCGCCAGCGGACGCCGAGACCACGGTCGACGCCGCCGAACCGACCGAGGCCCCGCCGCGGCTCTCGACGGGACTGGCCGTGGGGCTCGGGACCGTCGCCGCGGCCTTCCTCGCGGCCGGGTCGCCGCTGTCCGGCGCCGTCGCCCTGCTCGGGGTCGCCGTCCTGTTGGCGTCGCTGGCTCGCGCGTCGACCCGCCTGTGTGGACTGGCGGGCGGGTGTTTCGCGCTCGCGCTGGTCGCCGGGGGCGCCACGGGCGCGCCGGTCGCACCGCTGGTCGGGGGCGCCGTCCTCGCCACGAGCGCGTGGGACGTCGCCGACCACGGCATCGGTCTGGGCCGCCACGTCGGCCGCGAGGCCCGCACCTCGCGGAACGAACTCGTCCACGCCGCCGGGAGCCTCGCCGTCACCGGAACCGCCGGCGCCCTCGCCTTCGGCGGCTACCTCGTCGCGACGGGCGGCCAGCCGACGACCGCGCTCGTCTTCCTCCTGCTCGGCGGCGTCCTCCTGCTCACCGCGCTTCGGGGGTGA
- a CDS encoding DUF58 domain-containing protein: MRTNRWLGLGGLALMVVGAGVFFRAAGLLIAGAVAAGVLAARASAPTRPSLRVERTVEDPTPAPESEVRVEVTVTNEGSTLYDLRLVDEVPDGLAVVDGPARHATALRPGAAATFAYTVRAARGDHDWRRLRAIVRDPMGAHETETTVAAETTLRCVPDFESGSDLPLRGLTTPYSGRVPTDIGGSGVEFHAVREYRRGDPQARVDWNRAARTGELATLELREERAATVVFVVDTRAPAYAAPAPEAEGAVERGIEATAGLAEALLSNGDRVGATAFSPLDSWLSPGSGTAHRAQLRELLATDPAFGPTPAAADRQFVPRLWRWKFRQRLPADAQVMLVSPCVDDPPVQLAKRFDALGHLVTVISPDPTTEATLGGELVGIERDLRLADLRRGGVRVLDWAPEEPFAIAADRVAGRWSR, translated from the coding sequence ATGAGGACCAACCGCTGGCTCGGCCTCGGCGGCCTCGCCCTGATGGTCGTCGGCGCTGGGGTCTTCTTCCGCGCCGCGGGCCTGCTCATCGCAGGCGCCGTCGCTGCTGGGGTGTTGGCCGCTCGCGCTTCCGCCCCTACTCGACCGTCGCTTCGAGTCGAACGGACCGTCGAAGACCCGACGCCGGCGCCCGAATCGGAGGTTCGCGTCGAGGTGACTGTCACCAACGAGGGAAGTACCCTCTATGACCTCCGGCTTGTCGACGAGGTACCCGATGGGCTGGCCGTCGTCGACGGTCCGGCGAGACACGCGACCGCCCTGCGACCGGGCGCCGCGGCCACGTTCGCCTACACCGTCCGGGCCGCCCGCGGCGACCACGACTGGCGGCGGCTGAGAGCAATCGTCCGTGACCCGATGGGCGCCCACGAAACCGAGACGACCGTCGCTGCCGAGACGACCCTCCGGTGTGTCCCCGATTTCGAGAGCGGTTCGGACCTCCCGCTTCGCGGCCTCACGACGCCGTATTCGGGGCGTGTCCCGACCGACATCGGCGGCTCGGGCGTCGAGTTCCATGCCGTCCGGGAGTACCGGCGTGGCGACCCGCAGGCCCGCGTCGACTGGAACCGGGCGGCCCGGACCGGCGAACTGGCAACGCTCGAACTCCGCGAGGAGCGGGCCGCGACGGTCGTGTTCGTGGTCGATACCCGTGCGCCGGCCTACGCAGCCCCCGCACCCGAAGCCGAGGGCGCGGTCGAACGCGGCATCGAGGCGACCGCTGGACTGGCGGAGGCGCTGCTATCGAACGGCGACCGCGTCGGTGCGACGGCCTTCTCGCCACTGGATTCGTGGCTTTCGCCCGGCAGCGGGACGGCCCATCGCGCGCAATTGCGGGAACTGCTGGCGACCGACCCGGCCTTCGGGCCAACACCGGCGGCCGCCGACCGCCAGTTCGTCCCGCGACTATGGCGCTGGAAGTTCCGGCAGCGACTCCCCGCCGACGCACAGGTCATGCTCGTCTCGCCGTGTGTCGACGACCCGCCGGTTCAGTTGGCAAAGCGGTTCGACGCGCTCGGTCATCTGGTAACCGTCATCTCGCCGGACCCGACCACCGAGGCCACCCTCGGCGGCGAACTCGTCGGCATCGAGCGGGACCTGCGGCTGGCCGACCTCCGGCGTGGCGGGGTTCGCGTCCTCGATTGGGCGCCGGAGGAACCCTTCGCGATTGCCGCCGACCGTGTTGCCGGGCGGTGGTCGCGATGA
- a CDS encoding DUF7269 family protein: MRRRALAGLIAAALGLGMLWFGQLANALPLGSVAVSGIGGLTVVVGLEYLRRRRGTLRNTADVDPPEPGYRSTVPGEDVDADLAAGGAEGAERRSQIRHRLREVTAEVLVANGGYRPEGARQAVDDGTWTDDEVAAGYLAEPMKIPPRLQVRQLFRRRSTTRVFVRHTLDALREVRGGR, translated from the coding sequence ATGCGCCGGCGCGCGCTGGCTGGTCTCATCGCCGCCGCACTGGGTCTCGGAATGCTGTGGTTCGGGCAACTCGCGAACGCCCTCCCGCTCGGGTCGGTCGCAGTCAGCGGTATCGGCGGCCTCACGGTCGTCGTCGGCCTCGAATACCTCCGGCGCCGTCGCGGAACGCTCCGGAACACCGCGGACGTCGACCCGCCGGAACCGGGCTATCGGTCGACGGTCCCCGGCGAGGACGTCGACGCCGACCTCGCGGCAGGCGGGGCCGAGGGCGCCGAACGCCGAAGTCAAATCCGGCACCGCCTGCGGGAGGTGACGGCCGAGGTGCTCGTTGCCAACGGGGGCTATCGGCCCGAGGGCGCCCGGCAGGCTGTCGACGACGGCACGTGGACCGACGACGAGGTCGCCGCCGGCTACCTCGCCGAACCGATGAAGATTCCGCCACGGCTACAGGTCCGGCAACTCTTCCGTCGTCGGTCGACCACGCGCGTGTTCGTCCGCCACACGCTGGACGCACTCCGGGAGGTGCGCGGCGGCCGATGA
- a CDS encoding DUF4129 domain-containing protein: MDRDRALPLALALLAIVSLGLAAATLDSAVAPGGSGSGGSDAGIGDDTPRTPTPEQNRSAAPIDSGAPATACWPFLTEPPALLALVGLFVALFALVARATDSKLAGGAVCIAAVVPVAIIWGTLATCPSPDPPDNESATATPGITDPNGSSVAEGGSGGGFGEVAADTLSSPSVLVALLFVLAVGIAVVAVLGARGDDMPDEEPDLEPVANDEDVAAVGRVAGTAADRIEADAATENEVYRAWREMTDELAVENPDATTPGEFADAAIAAGMDAEDVAELTDLFETVRYGGFDATEERERRAVETLRHIEETYGGAA; encoded by the coding sequence GTGGATCGCGACCGCGCCCTCCCGCTTGCCCTCGCCCTCCTCGCTATCGTCTCCCTGGGGCTGGCAGCCGCGACGCTGGATTCGGCCGTGGCTCCCGGCGGTTCCGGCTCCGGCGGCAGCGACGCCGGAATCGGCGACGACACCCCACGGACGCCGACGCCCGAACAGAATCGGTCGGCCGCCCCCATCGACAGCGGGGCGCCGGCCACCGCTTGCTGGCCCTTCCTCACCGAACCGCCCGCTCTGCTCGCGCTGGTCGGACTCTTCGTCGCCCTGTTCGCCCTCGTGGCGCGAGCGACCGACTCGAAACTCGCCGGCGGTGCCGTCTGTATCGCCGCGGTCGTCCCCGTCGCCATCATCTGGGGAACGCTGGCGACGTGTCCCTCGCCGGACCCACCCGACAACGAGTCGGCCACGGCAACGCCCGGAATAACGGACCCCAATGGCAGTTCGGTTGCCGAAGGCGGCAGCGGTGGCGGTTTCGGCGAGGTCGCCGCTGATACCCTCTCGTCGCCCAGCGTGCTCGTGGCGCTGCTTTTCGTCCTCGCGGTCGGTATCGCGGTCGTCGCGGTCCTCGGTGCCCGCGGCGACGACATGCCCGACGAGGAACCCGACCTCGAACCGGTGGCCAACGACGAGGACGTCGCCGCCGTCGGCCGCGTCGCCGGGACGGCCGCCGACCGCATCGAGGCCGACGCCGCCACCGAAAACGAGGTCTACCGAGCGTGGCGGGAGATGACCGACGAGTTGGCCGTCGAAAACCCCGACGCGACGACGCCCGGCGAGTTCGCCGACGCTGCGATTGCGGCCGGGATGGATGCGGAAGACGTCGCGGAGTTGACCGACCTCTTCGAGACGGTGCGGTACGGCGGCTTCGATGCGACCGAAGAGCGCGAGCGACGGGCCGTCGAGACGCTCCGACACATCGAGGAAACCTACGGGGGTGCGGCCTGA
- a CDS encoding MATE family efflux transporter: protein MSLVPNPVRLAILAIGLALSRVGLITEQRARRTTELAWPRVVTGIARMSKNAVDVAMVGVGVGSAAIAGVGIAGPFWGLAFSIGGGIAGGTIALVSQRFGADAYEELGLAVRSSVFLVVAATIPITAVFWTFSTELIDLLSSNDAVVRLGGDYLRIVGLGVPFAGLNLVGSRVLVGTDDSYTAMLLRAGGAVANVVINAVLIFGLGWGVEGAALGTVLSNVGVTAAFAIGLTLGRFPGAGQFPVTIDPRGSYVDSENIADLVSIGLPVMGRNLVWTVAEFPMFAILDIFGQDVVSAFVIARRIWGLMNTPGWGFGLASSSLVGQELGTGDESVAEAYGREIIRFSFAVYVASATLVFVFADPIVNLFVADPTAPEIPIATTLVRVACGAILLQGISGAAAGPLDASGDTRWTFMSQALGMFGCSIPLVYIGATTPLGIYGLYLAFIAETSIPAALNYYRFHTGKWKAKSREYRPETPADD, encoded by the coding sequence GTGTCTCTCGTTCCGAACCCCGTTCGACTGGCGATACTCGCTATCGGCCTGGCGCTGTCACGCGTCGGTCTCATCACCGAACAGCGGGCACGCCGGACGACCGAACTCGCGTGGCCGCGGGTCGTGACGGGTATCGCTCGGATGTCGAAAAACGCCGTCGACGTGGCGATGGTCGGCGTCGGCGTCGGCTCCGCAGCCATCGCCGGCGTCGGTATTGCCGGCCCCTTCTGGGGCCTCGCCTTCTCCATCGGCGGCGGCATCGCCGGCGGCACCATCGCGCTGGTCAGCCAGCGGTTCGGCGCCGACGCCTACGAGGAACTCGGGCTCGCGGTCCGTTCCAGCGTCTTCCTCGTCGTCGCCGCGACGATACCTATCACGGCCGTCTTCTGGACCTTCTCGACGGAACTCATCGACCTGCTGAGTAGCAACGACGCGGTGGTCCGCCTCGGCGGCGACTACCTCCGCATCGTCGGCCTCGGAGTCCCCTTCGCCGGCCTCAACCTCGTCGGCAGCCGCGTCCTCGTCGGCACCGACGACTCCTATACGGCGATGTTACTCCGGGCCGGCGGCGCCGTCGCCAACGTCGTCATCAACGCCGTCCTCATCTTCGGCCTCGGGTGGGGCGTCGAGGGTGCCGCGCTCGGAACCGTCCTCTCGAACGTCGGCGTCACCGCCGCCTTCGCCATCGGTCTCACTCTCGGACGCTTCCCGGGTGCCGGGCAGTTCCCGGTCACTATCGACCCCCGCGGGAGTTACGTCGACAGCGAGAACATCGCCGACCTCGTCTCCATCGGCCTGCCGGTCATGGGCCGGAACCTCGTGTGGACCGTCGCGGAGTTCCCCATGTTCGCCATCCTCGACATCTTCGGACAGGACGTCGTCTCGGCGTTCGTCATCGCCCGCCGCATCTGGGGGCTGATGAACACGCCCGGCTGGGGCTTCGGGTTGGCCTCCTCCAGCCTCGTCGGTCAGGAACTCGGTACCGGCGATGAAAGCGTCGCCGAGGCCTACGGCCGCGAAATCATCCGATTCTCCTTCGCGGTCTACGTCGCCTCCGCGACACTGGTGTTCGTCTTCGCGGACCCCATCGTCAACCTCTTCGTCGCCGACCCGACCGCCCCCGAGATACCCATCGCCACGACGCTGGTCCGGGTCGCCTGCGGGGCCATCCTCCTGCAGGGGATTTCGGGGGCCGCCGCCGGCCCGCTCGATGCCTCCGGGGACACCCGCTGGACGTTCATGAGTCAGGCCCTCGGCATGTTCGGCTGTTCGATTCCGCTGGTCTATATCGGCGCGACGACGCCACTCGGGATCTACGGTCTCTATCTCGCCTTCATCGCCGAGACGTCGATTCCGGCGGCGCTGAACTACTACCGCTTCCATACCGGCAAGTGGAAAGCAAAGAGCCGCGAGTACCGCCCGGAAACGCCCGCGGACGACTGA
- a CDS encoding efflux RND transporter permease subunit, with translation MSDTDSDERSFVTRVDRFVVERPGLVILAFLAVTALMVPGIGMISTAAETDQFTEDVEAQQAQEEIDEEFQGSITGSDTAGTLIIQDNNVLSQGALVRILETQHRLETHESLRISSTNSHANIVARQLDPTAETPEEQQRAVEEATDRELRAAIADADANGRLAAQLSTDYNPTRGYATGTIIGVTYDLPSSASTAEVATLQERTVDVIGTVEGNEPGENAVLFGSGIIQSEFQALLGDTAIIVFPLAVLFILGFMLLAYRDPIDMVLGLGTLGLVLVWTFGLMGWLGIPFSNVMVPLFPLLLAVGIDFGIHTINRYRESRTAGEAIVPAMRRTTDQLLVAFAIVTITTAIGFAANLTSPLGSLREFGIVSALGITITFLAFGAFLPAAKVLADRGRDRIPRFPDFGTTPLGREGSLMGRVLGSSISLARVAPAVVLVVALVGGGVAGVYGTGVDAEFSQDSFFPDEERVDLYQELPEPFAPTEYTFTTTLRLFEEEFGSRRFSTVTIYIDEPVRDDDSLERIHRATRQPPDSFQRDDDGTAQASSIVTVIDSQAERDPEFAALVARNDYTGNGVPDRNVDTVYDELLESSAEPEARQYLAEDRGSARIDFTLKSDANDDAVVADARRVAERLPMDAVATGTLIVNAAVIDVILQSAIQSLFASFILTAIFLMGSYRLLEGRAVYGIVNLLPILVTVALLAASMRYFGIALSPINAPILGVSIGLGVDYAVHFMHRFVDEYEPGIDVFEALRVTVQGTGGALTGSMLTTVFGLGALFFAVIPLIQEFGLLLALGVFYAYACSILLLPSIIVSWERAAERSEYIPTLASS, from the coding sequence ATGAGCGATACCGACAGCGACGAACGGTCCTTCGTCACACGGGTCGACCGCTTCGTCGTCGAGCGACCGGGGCTCGTCATCCTCGCGTTCCTCGCGGTAACCGCGCTCATGGTCCCCGGTATCGGGATGATATCGACCGCCGCCGAAACCGACCAGTTCACCGAGGACGTCGAGGCCCAGCAGGCCCAGGAGGAAATCGACGAGGAGTTCCAGGGGAGTATCACCGGCTCGGACACCGCTGGCACCCTCATTATCCAGGATAACAACGTCCTCTCGCAGGGGGCGCTGGTCCGGATTCTGGAGACCCAACATCGCCTCGAAACCCACGAGAGCCTCCGTATCAGTTCGACGAACAGCCACGCCAACATCGTCGCACGGCAACTCGACCCGACGGCGGAGACACCGGAAGAACAGCAGCGCGCCGTCGAGGAAGCGACCGACCGGGAACTCCGTGCGGCCATCGCCGACGCCGACGCGAACGGTCGACTCGCCGCCCAACTCTCGACGGATTACAACCCGACCCGCGGCTACGCGACCGGGACCATCATTGGCGTGACCTACGACCTGCCGTCGTCGGCCTCGACGGCCGAGGTGGCGACGCTACAGGAGCGGACCGTCGACGTCATCGGGACGGTCGAGGGCAACGAACCCGGCGAGAACGCGGTGCTGTTCGGCAGCGGCATCATCCAAAGCGAGTTTCAGGCCCTGCTCGGCGACACCGCGATTATCGTCTTCCCGCTGGCGGTGCTTTTCATTCTGGGCTTCATGCTTTTGGCCTACCGCGACCCCATCGACATGGTGCTGGGGTTGGGGACGCTCGGCCTCGTGTTGGTGTGGACCTTCGGGCTGATGGGCTGGCTCGGCATCCCCTTCTCGAACGTGATGGTGCCGCTGTTTCCGCTGCTGTTGGCGGTTGGTATCGACTTCGGCATCCACACCATCAACAGATACCGGGAGTCCAGAACCGCAGGCGAAGCCATCGTCCCGGCGATGCGCCGGACGACCGACCAGTTGCTCGTCGCCTTCGCTATCGTGACGATTACGACGGCCATCGGCTTCGCCGCGAACCTCACCAGTCCGCTCGGGTCCCTGCGCGAGTTCGGCATCGTCTCGGCGCTCGGAATCACGATTACGTTCCTCGCATTCGGCGCGTTCCTGCCGGCCGCGAAGGTGCTCGCCGACCGGGGGCGGGACCGCATCCCGCGGTTCCCCGACTTCGGAACGACGCCGCTGGGCCGTGAAGGGTCGCTGATGGGCCGCGTACTCGGGTCCAGCATCTCGCTTGCCCGGGTCGCCCCTGCGGTCGTCCTCGTCGTCGCGCTCGTCGGTGGCGGCGTCGCAGGTGTCTACGGGACCGGCGTCGACGCCGAGTTCTCCCAGGACAGTTTCTTCCCGGACGAGGAACGCGTCGACCTGTACCAGGAGCTTCCGGAACCGTTCGCACCCACAGAATACACCTTCACGACGACACTCCGACTCTTCGAGGAGGAGTTCGGAAGCCGGCGGTTCAGTACCGTCACGATATACATCGACGAACCGGTGCGGGACGATGATTCGCTCGAACGGATTCATCGGGCGACCAGACAGCCGCCCGATAGCTTCCAGCGGGACGACGACGGCACCGCCCAAGCCAGCAGCATCGTCACGGTTATCGACTCACAGGCCGAACGCGACCCGGAGTTCGCCGCACTCGTCGCCCGCAACGATTATACGGGCAACGGCGTCCCCGACCGAAACGTCGATACGGTGTACGACGAACTGCTCGAATCGTCGGCCGAACCGGAGGCCAGACAGTACCTCGCGGAGGACCGCGGCAGCGCCCGCATCGACTTCACGCTGAAATCCGACGCGAACGACGACGCGGTGGTCGCCGACGCCCGCAGGGTCGCCGAGCGGTTGCCGATGGACGCCGTCGCCACCGGCACCCTCATCGTCAACGCCGCGGTTATCGACGTCATCCTCCAGTCCGCCATCCAGAGCCTGTTCGCCTCGTTCATACTGACGGCGATTTTCCTGATGGGCTCGTATCGCCTGCTGGAGGGCCGGGCCGTCTACGGCATCGTCAACCTGCTTCCCATCCTCGTGACCGTCGCGCTGCTGGCGGCGTCGATGCGGTATTTCGGTATCGCGCTGTCGCCGATTAACGCGCCGATTCTCGGCGTCTCCATCGGCCTCGGCGTCGACTACGCCGTCCACTTCATGCATCGGTTCGTCGACGAGTACGAACCGGGTATCGACGTCTTCGAGGCGCTTCGGGTGACCGTTCAGGGGACCGGCGGCGCGCTCACCGGCAGCATGCTGACGACCGTCTTCGGGCTCGGCGCGCTGTTCTTCGCGGTCATCCCGCTCATCCAGGAGTTCGGCCTCCTGCTGGCGCTCGGGGTCTTCTACGCCTACGCCTGCTCGATTCTGCTGCTGCCGTCCATCATCGTCTCGTGGGAGCGGGCGGCCGAACGAAGCGAGTACATCCCCACGTTGGCGTCGTCGTAG
- a CDS encoding COG1361 S-layer family protein, translated as MSRNRALVIAVACAAVLALTAGPVAADVNRGEPDIKVYAPDNTVSPGSETVLELQIANDGDLDTGTQPDAVLTAKSVTARVSDDGPFEVRTSKQSVGTIPDGSSLPTSVELVVPEDVEPGTYEIDVRVDYTYTEYRSQQTLQRESDSVTRSVTIEVVDEPRFEITSVDSDVQPGTSGTADVTIRNVGSETARAVRTTLTGSGGLTFDGGASQTFVGDLDPGENATVAVDARLAESVGASDRPIEATFQYRSIEGLQRQAGPAVGSLSPVAEQSFAVDGVETTLSVGATGRVTGTVTNEGPTAVDNGVLVVTTGSERIALGEGQYALPALAPGESANFSFDAEVSGQADPGPRQFGFVVEYTDGGSELRSDRETSRVEVAPRQPVFEVSANESIQAGGSTTLTVDITNNRAETLTDITANLYANSPLATGTDESFVDELEPGETTTVQFELSAAGSAMPNTYAVEMDFQYTDSRGDERISEISQLPIQVTESTDGDGSLSPLVVPVALLVGVALLRRR; from the coding sequence GTGTCGCGTAACCGCGCGCTCGTCATCGCGGTCGCCTGTGCAGCGGTTCTGGCTCTCACTGCGGGGCCGGTCGCCGCCGACGTCAACCGCGGCGAACCCGACATCAAGGTCTACGCGCCGGACAACACGGTATCACCGGGCAGCGAAACGGTCCTCGAACTGCAGATAGCCAACGACGGCGACCTGGATACGGGGACCCAACCCGACGCCGTGTTGACCGCCAAGTCCGTGACCGCCCGGGTCAGCGACGACGGTCCCTTCGAGGTGCGGACGAGCAAGCAGTCGGTCGGGACGATTCCCGACGGCTCGTCGCTGCCCACGTCGGTCGAGTTGGTCGTTCCCGAGGACGTCGAACCGGGCACCTACGAAATCGACGTGCGAGTCGACTACACCTACACGGAATACCGCTCTCAACAGACGCTTCAACGGGAGTCGGATTCGGTCACTCGCAGCGTCACGATAGAGGTCGTCGACGAGCCCCGCTTCGAGATTACGTCGGTCGATTCCGACGTCCAGCCCGGTACCTCCGGCACGGCTGACGTCACCATCCGGAACGTCGGCAGCGAGACCGCACGCGCGGTCCGGACGACCCTGACCGGGAGCGGCGGCCTCACCTTCGACGGCGGGGCCTCCCAGACGTTCGTCGGCGACCTCGACCCCGGCGAAAACGCGACCGTCGCCGTCGATGCGCGCCTCGCGGAGTCGGTCGGCGCGAGCGACCGGCCGATAGAGGCGACCTTTCAGTATCGCTCCATCGAGGGGCTCCAGCGACAGGCCGGTCCGGCCGTCGGGTCGCTGTCGCCGGTCGCCGAACAGTCCTTCGCGGTCGACGGCGTCGAGACGACGCTGTCGGTCGGCGCGACGGGGCGGGTGACGGGCACGGTCACCAACGAGGGGCCGACCGCCGTCGACAACGGCGTTCTGGTGGTAACGACCGGCAGCGAGCGCATCGCCCTCGGCGAGGGGCAGTACGCGTTGCCGGCGTTGGCACCCGGCGAATCGGCGAACTTCTCATTTGACGCCGAGGTCAGCGGGCAGGCCGACCCCGGGCCGCGACAGTTCGGCTTCGTCGTCGAATACACCGACGGCGGGTCGGAGTTGCGCAGCGACCGAGAGACGAGTCGCGTCGAGGTCGCACCGCGCCAGCCGGTCTTCGAGGTCTCGGCCAACGAGTCCATCCAGGCCGGTGGCTCGACGACGCTCACCGTCGACATCACGAACAACCGCGCGGAGACGCTGACCGACATCACGGCCAACCTCTATGCGAACAGTCCGCTGGCAACCGGCACGGACGAATCGTTCGTCGACGAACTCGAACCCGGGGAGACGACGACCGTGCAGTTCGAACTCTCGGCGGCCGGAAGCGCGATGCCGAACACCTACGCCGTCGAGATGGACTTCCAGTACACCGACTCGCGGGGCGACGAACGCATCTCCGAGATCTCACAGCTTCCCATACAGGTGACCGAATCCACCGACGGTGACGGCTCGCTGTCGCCGCTCGTGGTGCCGGTCGCCCTACTCGTCGGCGTCGCACTCCTTCGGCGACGATGA